In Oncorhynchus tshawytscha isolate Ot180627B linkage group LG28, Otsh_v2.0, whole genome shotgun sequence, a genomic segment contains:
- the LOC112227040 gene encoding uncharacterized protein LOC112227040 isoform X2: MMRFVLDCLRTPRQRAPCSERDQDFVEQDQGVIQKTGEIKDLQDAVQQEVIELQEQRGDRQELEETLEKLEQHRVELEEQLKLTRLECVQESQQILSLQAEEVARETKVEEYERELARARRKLKQLKMEVRKAQGKVEEAGERTIPLEESISQSYEEILQEEQTFSTLRSERTGDATLPDHQQVESNDTSPSSLRTEDGTLDVPDVPARSWGRSQSLPVYAEILANLGCAARAKDGLSYTQEEEEEETPVPSTPKIDKGEEEEKVEEEENISQTRSTSSIAVEDLDFYHPDPFVHCESEHDLFKDDDFFANTDKSDDDPFKGTDPFAADILFPEGTEEPYPSTDPFPDTPACLEPGFNEDTDNSLSCPENKASTGTQCFESEFPDEDESSDIEISYSREDLDTVHTDAVELSFVEPKTLIMTERLGFKPIYTAQTCSLDTELDDADEPGLALGRQPFSESSRANTWAAGPNLSTESDPNGYEFNINAVSPPSDIEEIDITLGSIQVGFDVVCDSVELSYPVGIQACDSEPAGTGGCDLPEPSPPVPIRPVRPPRRLKGGASAVLVEEPDTPKAERCDPGSSNRSADSELDSAIGMDPLISSAEHNSKFSFSNSLELNYEPSSQTSYNYGFKLSPEHHSEEILDPFGTELSDEEADNQASFDPYEFEPTAQPETQEKFDPYEFGQKPHATNQDTFDPYGFKLVSFETDNQAVVDLHSGDGTNLKDNNNRTNRDPFSFDFSNAASMDHYSSDPSNTATMDLLGLELSRANSVAESDCNNPTVSDPLGTVQTMATGSNLLDLDLVFGSSSYGNPEVAPELDPCEPRQGNPAGPDNFAFRARDTAHSESVDTVSDWMTVKTNSRESFGPVNSRTHSLDK, from the exons GACCTGCAGGATGCAGTGCAGCAGGAAGTCATTGAGCTGCAGGAGCAGCGGGGCGACCGCCAGGAGCTGGAGGAGACCCTGGAGAAGCTGGAGCAGCACAGGGTGGAACTGGAGGAGCAACTCAAACTGACCAGGCTGGAGTGCGTCCAGGAGAGCCAgcag ATCCTGTCCTTGCAGGCGGAGGAGGTGGCCAGGGAGACAAAGGTGGAGGAGTATGAGCGGGAGCTGGCCAGGGCCAGGAGGAAACTCAAACAGCTGAAGATGGAGGTCAGAAAGGCCCAGGGGAAGGTGGAGGAGGCGGGTGAGCGCACCATTCCTCTGGAGGAGTCCATCAGCCAATCATACGAGGAGATTTTACAG GAGGAGCAGACGTTCAGTACACTGAGGAGTGAGCGGACGGGAGATGCAACACTGCCAGACCACCAGCAAGTGGAGTCAAACGACACATCTCCCAGCAGCCTCAGGACAGAGGACGGAACTCTGGATGTACCCGATGTACCAGCCAGGTCATGGGGCAGGAGCCAATCACTGCCTGTCTACGCTGAAATCCTG GCAAACCTTGGGTGCGCAGCTCGCGCTAAGGACGGATTGTCTTATAcacaagaagaggaggaggaggagacacctGTACCAAGCACACCAAAG ATAGAtaagggagaagaggaagagaaggtggaggaggaagagaacatTTCCCAGACACGATCCACCAGTAGCATAGCAGTCGAAGATCTAGACTTCTACCACCCCGACCCCTTCGTTCACTGTGAATCTGAAC ATGACCTTTTCAAAGATGACGACTTCTTTGCCAATACAGATAAATCTG ATGATGACCCGTTCAAAGGCACGGACCCCTTCGCTGCAGACATCCTCTTtccagaggggacagaggagccaTATCCATCCACTGACCCTTTCCCAGACACCCCTGCCTGCCTGGAACCTGGATTTAACGAGGACACAGACAACAGCCTCTCCTGCCCTGAAAACAAAGCCTCTACCGGCACCCAGTGCTTTGAGTCTGAGTTCCCCGACGAGGATGAATCCAGTGACATAGAAATAAGTTACAGCAGGGAGGATCTGGACACTGTTCACACGGACGCTGTTGAACTCTCCTTCGTTGAGCCCAAAACCTTGATCATGACCGAACGCTTGGGATTCAAGCCCATCTACACAGCTCAAACCTGTTCTTTGGACACTGAATTAGATGACGCAGATGAACCCGGCTTAGCTTTGGGACGCCAACCCTTCAGTGAATCATCCCGGGCCAACACCTGGGCTGCCGGGCCCAACTTATCCACCGAATCGGACCCTAATGGATACGAGTTTAATATCAACGCAGTATCCCCACCTTCCGACATAGAAGAGATTGACATCACTCTTGGATCTATACAGGTTGGCTTTGACGTTGTGTGTGACTCTGTGGAACTCAGCTACCCTGTTGGGATTCAGGCCTGTGACTCAGAACCTGCCGGAACAGGTGGATGCGACCTTCCTGAACCCAGCCCTCCTGTGCCCATCCGCCCGGTCCGTCCACCTAGACGCCTCAAAGGGGGAGCGTCAGCTGTCCTTGTAGAAGAGCCAGACACTCCCAAAGCTGAACGCTGTGATCCAGGTTCTTCCAACCGCTCAGCTGATTCAGAGCTTGACAGTGCTATCGGGATGGACCCTCTTATCAGCTCAGCTGAACACAACAGTAAATTCAGCTTCAGCAACAGTCTCGAGCTGAACTATGAACCCAGTAGTCAAACTTCGTACAATTATGGATTCAAACTCAGCCCTGAACACCACAGTGAAGAGATTCTCGATCCTTTTGGCACTGAACTCAGCGATGAAGAGGCCGACAACCAAGCCTCATTTGATCCGTATGAATTTGAGCCTACCGCTCAACCTGAGACCCAAGAAAAGTTCGACCCTTACGAGTTTGGACAAAAGCCTCATGCCACCAACCAAGACACATTTGACCCCTATGGTTTCAAACTCGTAAGTTTTGAGACTGACAACCAAGCTGTTGTCGACTTACACAGCGGCGATGGTACCAACCTTAAAGACAACAATAACAGAACCAACCGGGACCCCTTTAGCTTTGATTTCAGTAACGCAGCATCAATGGACCACTATAGTTCAGACCCCAGTAATACTGCAACAATGGACCTCCTAGGTCTGGAACTCAGCAGAGCCAACAGTGTTGCTGAGTCAGACTGTAACAATCCTACAGTGTCTGACCCATTAGGAACAGTACAAACCATGGCAACTGGAAGCAACCTGTTAGACCTGGACCTTGTGTTTGGAAGCAGTAGTTATGGAAACCCTGAGGTCGCCCCTGAGCTCGACCCCTGTGAGCCTAGACAGGGAAACCCTGCTGGTCCAGACAACTTTGCGTTCAGAGCGAGAGACACCGCCCACTCCGAGTCTGTAGACACCGTTTCTGACTGGATGACTGTTAAG ACCAACTCCAGGGAGTCTTTCGGCCCAGTCAACTCCCGCACACACAGCCTGGACAAATGA
- the LOC112227040 gene encoding uncharacterized protein LOC112227040 isoform X1, producing the protein MMRFVLDCLRTPRQRAPCSERDQDFVEQDQGVIQKTGEIKDLQDAVQQEVIELQEQRGDRQELEETLEKLEQHRVELEEQLKLTRLECVQESQQILSLQAEEVARETKVEEYERELARARRKLKQLKMEVRKAQGKVEEAGERTIPLEESISQSYEEILQEEQTFSTLRSERTGDATLPDHQQVESNDTSPSSLRTEDGTLDVPDVPARSWGRSQSLPVYAEILANLGCAARAKDGLSYTQEEEEEETPVPSTPKQIDKGEEEEKVEEEENISQTRSTSSIAVEDLDFYHPDPFVHCESEHDLFKDDDFFANTDKSDDDPFKGTDPFAADILFPEGTEEPYPSTDPFPDTPACLEPGFNEDTDNSLSCPENKASTGTQCFESEFPDEDESSDIEISYSREDLDTVHTDAVELSFVEPKTLIMTERLGFKPIYTAQTCSLDTELDDADEPGLALGRQPFSESSRANTWAAGPNLSTESDPNGYEFNINAVSPPSDIEEIDITLGSIQVGFDVVCDSVELSYPVGIQACDSEPAGTGGCDLPEPSPPVPIRPVRPPRRLKGGASAVLVEEPDTPKAERCDPGSSNRSADSELDSAIGMDPLISSAEHNSKFSFSNSLELNYEPSSQTSYNYGFKLSPEHHSEEILDPFGTELSDEEADNQASFDPYEFEPTAQPETQEKFDPYEFGQKPHATNQDTFDPYGFKLVSFETDNQAVVDLHSGDGTNLKDNNNRTNRDPFSFDFSNAASMDHYSSDPSNTATMDLLGLELSRANSVAESDCNNPTVSDPLGTVQTMATGSNLLDLDLVFGSSSYGNPEVAPELDPCEPRQGNPAGPDNFAFRARDTAHSESVDTVSDWMTVKTNSRESFGPVNSRTHSLDK; encoded by the exons GACCTGCAGGATGCAGTGCAGCAGGAAGTCATTGAGCTGCAGGAGCAGCGGGGCGACCGCCAGGAGCTGGAGGAGACCCTGGAGAAGCTGGAGCAGCACAGGGTGGAACTGGAGGAGCAACTCAAACTGACCAGGCTGGAGTGCGTCCAGGAGAGCCAgcag ATCCTGTCCTTGCAGGCGGAGGAGGTGGCCAGGGAGACAAAGGTGGAGGAGTATGAGCGGGAGCTGGCCAGGGCCAGGAGGAAACTCAAACAGCTGAAGATGGAGGTCAGAAAGGCCCAGGGGAAGGTGGAGGAGGCGGGTGAGCGCACCATTCCTCTGGAGGAGTCCATCAGCCAATCATACGAGGAGATTTTACAG GAGGAGCAGACGTTCAGTACACTGAGGAGTGAGCGGACGGGAGATGCAACACTGCCAGACCACCAGCAAGTGGAGTCAAACGACACATCTCCCAGCAGCCTCAGGACAGAGGACGGAACTCTGGATGTACCCGATGTACCAGCCAGGTCATGGGGCAGGAGCCAATCACTGCCTGTCTACGCTGAAATCCTG GCAAACCTTGGGTGCGCAGCTCGCGCTAAGGACGGATTGTCTTATAcacaagaagaggaggaggaggagacacctGTACCAAGCACACCAAAG CAGATAGAtaagggagaagaggaagagaaggtggaggaggaagagaacatTTCCCAGACACGATCCACCAGTAGCATAGCAGTCGAAGATCTAGACTTCTACCACCCCGACCCCTTCGTTCACTGTGAATCTGAAC ATGACCTTTTCAAAGATGACGACTTCTTTGCCAATACAGATAAATCTG ATGATGACCCGTTCAAAGGCACGGACCCCTTCGCTGCAGACATCCTCTTtccagaggggacagaggagccaTATCCATCCACTGACCCTTTCCCAGACACCCCTGCCTGCCTGGAACCTGGATTTAACGAGGACACAGACAACAGCCTCTCCTGCCCTGAAAACAAAGCCTCTACCGGCACCCAGTGCTTTGAGTCTGAGTTCCCCGACGAGGATGAATCCAGTGACATAGAAATAAGTTACAGCAGGGAGGATCTGGACACTGTTCACACGGACGCTGTTGAACTCTCCTTCGTTGAGCCCAAAACCTTGATCATGACCGAACGCTTGGGATTCAAGCCCATCTACACAGCTCAAACCTGTTCTTTGGACACTGAATTAGATGACGCAGATGAACCCGGCTTAGCTTTGGGACGCCAACCCTTCAGTGAATCATCCCGGGCCAACACCTGGGCTGCCGGGCCCAACTTATCCACCGAATCGGACCCTAATGGATACGAGTTTAATATCAACGCAGTATCCCCACCTTCCGACATAGAAGAGATTGACATCACTCTTGGATCTATACAGGTTGGCTTTGACGTTGTGTGTGACTCTGTGGAACTCAGCTACCCTGTTGGGATTCAGGCCTGTGACTCAGAACCTGCCGGAACAGGTGGATGCGACCTTCCTGAACCCAGCCCTCCTGTGCCCATCCGCCCGGTCCGTCCACCTAGACGCCTCAAAGGGGGAGCGTCAGCTGTCCTTGTAGAAGAGCCAGACACTCCCAAAGCTGAACGCTGTGATCCAGGTTCTTCCAACCGCTCAGCTGATTCAGAGCTTGACAGTGCTATCGGGATGGACCCTCTTATCAGCTCAGCTGAACACAACAGTAAATTCAGCTTCAGCAACAGTCTCGAGCTGAACTATGAACCCAGTAGTCAAACTTCGTACAATTATGGATTCAAACTCAGCCCTGAACACCACAGTGAAGAGATTCTCGATCCTTTTGGCACTGAACTCAGCGATGAAGAGGCCGACAACCAAGCCTCATTTGATCCGTATGAATTTGAGCCTACCGCTCAACCTGAGACCCAAGAAAAGTTCGACCCTTACGAGTTTGGACAAAAGCCTCATGCCACCAACCAAGACACATTTGACCCCTATGGTTTCAAACTCGTAAGTTTTGAGACTGACAACCAAGCTGTTGTCGACTTACACAGCGGCGATGGTACCAACCTTAAAGACAACAATAACAGAACCAACCGGGACCCCTTTAGCTTTGATTTCAGTAACGCAGCATCAATGGACCACTATAGTTCAGACCCCAGTAATACTGCAACAATGGACCTCCTAGGTCTGGAACTCAGCAGAGCCAACAGTGTTGCTGAGTCAGACTGTAACAATCCTACAGTGTCTGACCCATTAGGAACAGTACAAACCATGGCAACTGGAAGCAACCTGTTAGACCTGGACCTTGTGTTTGGAAGCAGTAGTTATGGAAACCCTGAGGTCGCCCCTGAGCTCGACCCCTGTGAGCCTAGACAGGGAAACCCTGCTGGTCCAGACAACTTTGCGTTCAGAGCGAGAGACACCGCCCACTCCGAGTCTGTAGACACCGTTTCTGACTGGATGACTGTTAAG ACCAACTCCAGGGAGTCTTTCGGCCCAGTCAACTCCCGCACACACAGCCTGGACAAATGA